A window of Pantoea agglomerans contains these coding sequences:
- a CDS encoding MFS transporter, translated as MFKNLRWTIVLLLFLVYMINYLDRVALSLTLPLVEKDLAINAEQFGMIFGSFFFGYALFNFVGGVATDRFGPKIVLAIAVGMWSLFCGMTALATGFWSMLILRVLFGMAEGPICASANKAINGWFPKKQAATAMGLLSAGSPLGGAVAGPIIGYLALAFGWRPAFVIICLIGLVWMAIWLFVSADNPAKSRHVSAEERALVDQLKAEQPGEEADLAQASHGFGYYLRQPVILVTAFAFFCYNYILFFFLSWFPAYLVQAHGLDIKSMSITTMIPWIVGFVGLALGGWISDKIFNITGRLLLSRKIVLVVSLFAAAVCVALAGTVKEVNSAVMMMSISIFFLYITGAIYWAIIQDVVHKSRVGSISGFIHLVGSLSGIIGPIVTGFIVQHTGKFDSAFVLAGGVAAVGAFLVLFVIRSPKANKKPVSV; from the coding sequence ATGTTTAAAAATCTGCGCTGGACAATCGTACTGCTGCTTTTCCTTGTTTACATGATCAATTATCTCGATCGTGTCGCCCTCTCGCTTACCCTGCCGCTGGTAGAAAAAGATCTGGCGATTAATGCCGAACAGTTCGGCATGATCTTCGGCAGCTTCTTCTTCGGCTACGCCCTGTTTAACTTCGTCGGCGGCGTCGCCACAGACCGCTTTGGCCCGAAAATCGTGCTCGCCATCGCTGTCGGCATGTGGTCGCTGTTCTGCGGTATGACCGCGCTGGCGACCGGCTTCTGGTCGATGCTGATCCTGCGCGTGCTGTTCGGCATGGCAGAAGGCCCTATTTGCGCCTCGGCCAACAAAGCGATTAACGGCTGGTTCCCGAAAAAGCAGGCGGCGACCGCGATGGGTCTGCTGAGCGCCGGCTCGCCGCTGGGCGGCGCGGTTGCTGGTCCGATTATCGGCTATCTCGCCCTCGCCTTTGGCTGGCGTCCCGCCTTTGTGATCATCTGCCTGATTGGCCTGGTATGGATGGCGATCTGGCTGTTCGTTTCGGCGGACAACCCGGCGAAAAGCCGCCACGTTTCCGCCGAGGAGCGCGCGCTGGTCGACCAGCTAAAAGCCGAGCAGCCGGGCGAAGAGGCGGATCTGGCGCAGGCGTCGCACGGTTTTGGCTACTATCTGCGCCAGCCAGTTATCCTGGTCACCGCCTTCGCCTTCTTCTGCTACAACTATATTCTGTTCTTCTTCCTGAGCTGGTTCCCCGCCTATCTGGTGCAGGCGCACGGCCTGGATATCAAATCAATGTCCATCACCACCATGATCCCCTGGATTGTCGGCTTTGTCGGCCTCGCGCTCGGCGGCTGGATCTCAGACAAGATCTTCAATATTACCGGCAGGTTACTGCTCTCGCGTAAAATTGTGCTGGTGGTCTCACTGTTTGCCGCCGCCGTTTGTGTGGCGCTGGCGGGTACGGTAAAAGAGGTCAACTCTGCGGTAATGATGATGTCGATCTCCATCTTCTTCCTCTACATCACCGGGGCTATCTACTGGGCGATTATTCAGGACGTGGTGCACAAGAGCCGCGTCGGCAGCATCAGTGGCTTTATCCATCTGGTGGGCAGCCTGTCGGGCATCATCGGCCCGATCGTCACCGGCTTTATCGTGCAGCATACCGGCAAGTTTGACAGCGCCTTTGTGCTGGCAGGCGGCGTCGCTGCCGTCGGCGCCTTCCTGGTGCTGTTCGTTATCCGCAGCCCGAAAGCGAATAAGAAGCCGGTTTCGGTGTAA
- a CDS encoding Zn-dependent oxidoreductase, whose protein sequence is MKSVVIEQPGELLLADRPLPTPAAGEVRVKVKYASICGSDVHIWHGHNPFAQYPRVIGHEFFGVIDAVGDEVDARRIGERVAVDPVVSCGRCYPCSVGRPNVCTTLSVIGVHRDGGFSEYAVAPASNAYRLPETIPDQLASLVEPFTIAANITAFLKPQPQDVALIYGAGPMGLTAIQVLKGVYQVAQVLVVDRLPERLELAKASGADRVFNNAGVPLAAQLEGVQPTLIIDAACHPAILAEAAALASPAARIGLLGFSGEPCSITQQSLTSKELSLFTSRLNSHRFPQVIEWMAQGLIQPEKLVTHYFPLAEIERAMTLFEKDPRTCCKVVLAM, encoded by the coding sequence ATGAAAAGTGTCGTGATTGAACAACCGGGCGAACTGCTGCTGGCGGATCGCCCGCTGCCGACGCCTGCGGCGGGCGAGGTGCGCGTAAAGGTGAAATACGCCAGCATCTGCGGCTCCGACGTGCATATCTGGCACGGCCACAACCCTTTCGCCCAATACCCGCGCGTTATCGGCCACGAGTTTTTCGGCGTAATTGACGCGGTCGGCGACGAAGTGGACGCGCGCCGCATCGGTGAACGGGTGGCGGTCGATCCCGTCGTCAGCTGTGGCCGCTGCTATCCCTGCTCGGTGGGCCGCCCTAACGTCTGCACCACGCTCAGCGTTATCGGCGTACACCGCGACGGCGGCTTTAGCGAATATGCGGTCGCACCCGCCAGCAATGCTTACCGGCTACCTGAGACCATCCCGGACCAGCTGGCCAGCCTGGTGGAGCCTTTCACCATCGCGGCCAATATCACCGCCTTCTTGAAGCCGCAGCCGCAGGATGTGGCGCTGATCTACGGCGCCGGGCCGATGGGCCTGACGGCGATTCAGGTGCTAAAGGGGGTTTATCAGGTGGCGCAGGTGCTGGTGGTAGATCGCCTGCCGGAACGGCTTGAACTGGCGAAAGCCAGCGGCGCGGATCGGGTGTTTAACAACGCCGGGGTACCGCTGGCGGCGCAGCTGGAGGGGGTGCAGCCGACGCTGATTATCGACGCCGCCTGTCATCCCGCTATTCTGGCGGAAGCGGCGGCGCTCGCCTCGCCCGCTGCGCGTATCGGACTGCTCGGCTTCTCCGGCGAGCCGTGCAGCATTACCCAGCAGAGCCTGACCAGTAAAGAGCTGTCGCTGTTTACCTCCCGCCTCAACAGTCACCGTTTCCCGCAGGTGATTGAATGGATGGCGCAGGGGCTTATCCAGCCGGAGAAACTGGTTACCCACTACTTTCCGCTCGCCGAAATCGAACGCGCGATGACGCTGTTCGAAAAAGACCCCCGCACCTGCTGCAAGGTTGTGCTGGCCATGTAG
- the manD gene encoding D-mannonate dehydratase ManD — protein sequence MKIVNAEVFVTCAGRNFVTLKITTDEGLTGLGDATLNGRELPVASYLKDHICPQLIGRDAHQIEDIWQYFYKGAYWRRGPVTMSAISAVDTALWDIKGKAANMPLYQLLGGASRTGVMVYCHTTGHTIDEVMDDYAKHKEMGFKAIRAQCGVPGMKTTYGMAKGKGLAYEPATKGSWPEEQLWSTEKYLDFTPKLFEAIRDRFGFNEHLLHDMHHRLTPIEAARFGKSVEDYRLFWMEDPTPAENQACFRLIRQHTVTPIAVGEVFNSIWDCKQLIEEQLIDYIRTTITHAGGITGMRRIADFASLYQVRTGSHGPSDLSPICMAAALHFDLWVPNFGVQEYMGFSEQMMELFDASWRFEDGFMHPGDKPGLGIGFNEKLAAKYPYEPACLPVARLEDGTLWNW from the coding sequence ATGAAAATTGTTAACGCCGAAGTCTTTGTCACCTGCGCCGGCAGAAACTTCGTTACCCTGAAAATCACCACCGATGAGGGTCTGACCGGCCTCGGTGACGCCACCCTCAACGGCCGCGAACTGCCGGTCGCCTCCTACCTGAAAGATCATATCTGCCCGCAGCTGATCGGCCGCGACGCGCATCAGATCGAAGATATCTGGCAATATTTCTATAAGGGCGCCTACTGGCGTCGCGGGCCGGTGACGATGTCAGCCATCTCCGCGGTCGATACGGCGCTGTGGGATATCAAAGGCAAAGCCGCAAATATGCCGCTCTATCAGCTGCTGGGCGGCGCGTCGCGCACCGGCGTTATGGTCTATTGCCACACCACCGGCCATACCATCGACGAAGTGATGGATGACTACGCGAAGCACAAAGAGATGGGCTTTAAAGCGATCCGCGCCCAGTGCGGCGTGCCGGGCATGAAAACCACCTACGGCATGGCGAAAGGCAAAGGCCTGGCCTATGAGCCGGCGACCAAGGGCAGCTGGCCGGAAGAGCAGCTCTGGTCAACGGAGAAATACCTCGACTTTACGCCGAAGCTGTTCGAAGCGATCCGCGACAGGTTCGGCTTCAACGAGCATCTGCTGCACGATATGCATCACCGCCTGACGCCGATTGAAGCGGCGCGCTTCGGCAAGAGCGTCGAGGATTACCGCCTGTTCTGGATGGAAGATCCGACGCCTGCGGAAAACCAGGCGTGCTTCCGCCTGATCCGTCAGCATACCGTGACGCCGATTGCGGTCGGCGAGGTGTTTAACAGCATCTGGGACTGCAAACAGCTGATTGAAGAGCAACTGATCGACTATATCCGCACCACTATCACCCACGCCGGCGGCATCACCGGGATGCGCCGCATTGCCGATTTCGCCTCGCTCTATCAGGTGCGTACCGGCTCACACGGCCCGTCAGATCTTTCGCCGATCTGCATGGCGGCGGCGCTGCACTTTGACCTCTGGGTGCCGAACTTCGGCGTGCAGGAGTATATGGGCTTCTCCGAGCAGATGATGGAGCTGTTTGACGCCAGCTGGCGTTTCGAGGATGGCTTTATGCATCCGGGCGACAAGCCGGGCCTGGGCATCGGATTCAACGAGAAGCTGGCGGCAAAATATCCCTACGAACCCGCCTGTCTGCCGGTGGCCCGTCTGGAAGATGGCACGCTGTGGAACTGGTAA
- the yegS gene encoding lipid kinase YegS — translation MEQKPLTLLILNGKGAGNEDLRAAVTTLRDEGFDVAVRVTWEKGDGERYVEEALQLGAETVVAGGGDGTINEIATALAAVDAARRPVLGILPLGTANDFATSVGIPVEMEPALRLAVQGKAHVIDLARVNQDRYFINMATGGFGTRITTETPEKLKSALGGVSYFIHGLMRMDTLKPDSCEISGPGFQWQGDALAIGVGNGRQAGGGQRLCPSALINDGQLDLSIVTAQELLPTLLHSLTSNDENPNIVTAKLTSLRIVSPNEMTFNLDGEPLSGREFEIEVMPGALSCRLPPQCALLA, via the coding sequence ATGGAACAAAAACCGCTGACTCTACTTATTCTTAATGGCAAAGGCGCGGGCAACGAGGATTTGCGCGCGGCCGTCACCACGCTGCGCGATGAAGGCTTTGACGTCGCCGTGCGCGTGACCTGGGAGAAAGGCGACGGCGAACGCTACGTCGAGGAGGCGCTGCAGCTGGGCGCCGAGACCGTGGTTGCCGGCGGCGGCGACGGCACCATTAACGAGATTGCCACCGCGCTGGCGGCCGTTGACGCCGCGCGTCGGCCGGTGCTCGGCATTCTTCCTCTCGGCACCGCCAATGACTTTGCCACCAGCGTCGGCATTCCCGTCGAGATGGAGCCTGCGCTGCGCCTGGCGGTGCAGGGCAAAGCCCACGTTATCGATCTGGCGCGGGTTAATCAGGATCGCTATTTCATTAATATGGCCACCGGCGGCTTCGGCACCCGTATCACCACCGAAACGCCGGAGAAGCTGAAGTCGGCGCTGGGCGGCGTCTCCTACTTTATTCACGGTCTGATGCGTATGGATACGCTAAAGCCGGACAGCTGTGAGATTTCCGGGCCCGGCTTTCAGTGGCAGGGCGACGCGCTGGCAATCGGCGTCGGCAACGGCCGCCAGGCGGGCGGCGGGCAGCGCCTGTGTCCCTCGGCGCTGATCAATGATGGCCAGCTCGATCTGAGCATCGTTACCGCGCAGGAGCTGTTGCCTACCCTGCTGCACTCGCTGACCAGCAACGATGAAAACCCGAATATTGTCACCGCGAAGCTGACCTCGCTGCGCATCGTTTCCCCCAACGAGATGACCTTTAATCTGGATGGCGAACCGCTTTCCGGCCGCGAGTTTGAGATTGAGGTGATGCCCGGCGCGCTGAGCTGTCGCCTGCCGCCACAGTGCGCGTTGCTGGCTTAA
- the yegQ gene encoding tRNA 5-hydroxyuridine modification protein YegQ — MKPELLSPAGTLKNMRYAFAYGADAVYAGQPRYSLRVRNNEFTHENLAKGIAEAHALGKKFYVVVNIAPHNAKLKTFIRDLTPVVEMQPDALIMSDPGLIMLVREAFPQMAIHLSVQANAVNWATVKFWQQMGLTRVILSRELSLEEIEEIRQQVPTMELEIFVHGALCMAYSGRCLLSGYMNKRDPNQGTCTNACRWEYKVEEGRQDEVGNIVEVQAITPTLGLGQPTDKLFLLEEKMKPGEVMSAFEDEHGTYIMNSKDLRAVAHVERLSKMGVHSLKIEGRTKSFYYCARTAQVYRRAIDDAAAGKPFDPALLTTLEGLAHRGYTEGFLRRHTHDSYQNYAQGYSISERQQFVGEFTGERRGDWAEVAVKNKFLLGDSLEIMTPGGNLNCTLEALQDARGGAIEVAPGDGHRVWMPVPAEVELAFGLLLRNFTDGSTTRDPHSK, encoded by the coding sequence ATGAAACCAGAACTGCTTTCTCCAGCGGGAACGCTGAAGAATATGCGCTACGCCTTCGCCTATGGCGCCGACGCGGTCTATGCCGGCCAGCCGCGCTACAGCCTGCGCGTGCGCAATAACGAATTCACCCATGAGAACCTCGCCAAAGGCATTGCCGAAGCGCACGCGCTGGGCAAGAAGTTCTATGTGGTGGTGAATATCGCCCCCCATAACGCCAAGCTGAAGACCTTTATTCGCGACCTGACGCCGGTGGTGGAGATGCAGCCCGACGCGCTGATCATGTCCGATCCCGGTTTGATTATGCTGGTGCGCGAAGCCTTTCCGCAGATGGCGATCCATCTTTCGGTGCAGGCCAATGCGGTCAACTGGGCGACGGTGAAGTTCTGGCAGCAGATGGGGCTGACGCGCGTGATCCTGTCGCGCGAGCTGTCGCTGGAGGAGATCGAGGAGATCCGCCAGCAGGTGCCGACGATGGAGCTTGAGATCTTTGTACACGGCGCGCTCTGCATGGCCTACTCCGGCCGCTGCCTGCTCTCCGGCTATATGAACAAGCGCGATCCCAATCAGGGCACCTGCACCAACGCCTGCCGCTGGGAATATAAAGTCGAGGAAGGCAGGCAGGACGAGGTGGGCAATATCGTCGAGGTGCAGGCGATCACGCCAACGCTGGGGCTTGGCCAGCCGACCGATAAGCTCTTTCTGCTGGAAGAGAAGATGAAGCCGGGCGAGGTAATGAGCGCCTTTGAAGATGAGCACGGCACCTACATTATGAACTCAAAGGATCTGCGCGCCGTGGCGCACGTTGAGCGCCTGAGCAAGATGGGCGTTCATTCGCTGAAGATCGAAGGCCGCACCAAATCATTCTACTACTGCGCGCGTACGGCGCAGGTTTATCGCCGCGCTATCGACGACGCCGCGGCCGGAAAACCCTTCGACCCCGCGCTGCTGACCACGCTGGAGGGTCTGGCGCATCGCGGCTACACCGAGGGTTTTCTCCGCCGCCACACCCACGACAGCTATCAAAACTACGCGCAGGGCTATTCGATTTCCGAGCGGCAGCAGTTCGTGGGCGAATTTACCGGCGAGCGGCGCGGCGACTGGGCGGAGGTGGCAGTAAAGAATAAGTTCCTGCTCGGCGACAGCCTGGAGATTATGACGCCGGGCGGCAACCTGAACTGCACGCTGGAGGCGCTGCAGGACGCGCGCGGCGGCGCTATCGAGGTGGCACCCGGCGACGGCCATCGCGTCTGGATGCCGGTGCCCGCAGAGGTTGAGCTCGCCTTTGGCTTGCTGCTGCGCAACTTTACCGACGGCAGCACCACGCGCGATCCCCATAGCAAATAA
- the baeR gene encoding two-component system response regulator BaeR — MIPEKTDPLILVVEDEPKLAQLMIDYLEASNYRTHHIAHGSEVLPFVQQTPPDLMLLDLMLPGKDGLSLCREIRRFSELPIIMVTARTEEIDRLLGLEIGADDYICKPFSPREVVARVKTILRRVKRAPEESGKASPLKIDEGRFQASWREQPLELTPAEFRLLKTLALEPGKVFSREQLLNHLYDDYRVVTDRTIDSHIKNLRRKLENLDADQPFIRAVYGMGYRWEADLCQLI; from the coding sequence ATGATCCCCGAAAAAACCGACCCGCTGATTCTGGTAGTGGAAGATGAGCCGAAGCTGGCGCAGCTGATGATCGACTATCTGGAAGCCTCTAACTACCGCACGCACCATATCGCCCACGGCAGCGAGGTGCTGCCTTTCGTCCAGCAGACGCCGCCCGATTTGATGCTGCTGGATCTGATGCTGCCCGGCAAAGACGGGCTTTCGCTGTGCCGCGAAATCCGCCGCTTCTCGGAGCTGCCGATCATTATGGTCACGGCGCGCACCGAAGAGATCGATCGCCTGCTTGGCCTGGAGATTGGCGCGGATGACTATATCTGTAAGCCCTTCAGCCCGCGCGAAGTGGTGGCGCGCGTAAAAACCATTCTGCGCCGCGTGAAGCGCGCGCCGGAAGAGTCCGGCAAGGCGTCGCCGCTGAAAATCGACGAAGGCCGCTTCCAGGCGAGCTGGCGCGAACAGCCGCTGGAGCTGACTCCCGCCGAATTCCGGCTGCTGAAAACCCTGGCGCTGGAGCCGGGTAAAGTCTTTTCGCGCGAGCAGCTGCTGAACCATCTCTATGACGACTACCGCGTCGTCACCGATCGCACCATCGACAGCCATATCAAAAATCTGCGGCGCAAGCTGGAGAATCTCGACGCCGACCAGCCGTTTATCCGCGCCGTTTACGGCATGGGCTATCGCTGGGAAGCGGATCTGTGCCAGTTGATCTAG
- the baeS gene encoding two-component system sensor histidine kinase BaeS: MKLPLRLGISAKLFLAIFSTCMLVLITMHWGVRLSFEHGFVDYIKRGNEQRLAMLGDALADQYEQHGNWDFLRHNDRLVFTILRSLEQNPDSSNQLPPHGWRTQFWIIDQQYKVLVGPRAPVPPEGSRRNITTSNGKVVGWVVGSPPERLTRSTDINFDHQQKRTSWLIVGLSTLLAALVTWLMSRGLLAPVKRLVAGTHHLAAGNFATRVEVGSRDELGQLAQDFNRLASSLEKNESMRRAFMADISHELRTPLAILRGELEAMQDGVRKLTPAAIGSLQSEVGVLSKLVDDLHQLSLSDEGALAYRKQATDLVQLLEVTAGSFNERYRSHGLTLTLQMPDEAPFFGDPDRLMQLFTNLLENSLRYTDAPGQVEVKLWYEAPWWQMSFADSAPGVDAQQQAKIFERFYRTEGSRNRASGGSGLGLAICKNIVDAHGGHIAAEHSDLGGLKIALQLRYVPQP, translated from the coding sequence ATGAAGTTGCCGTTGCGCCTGGGTATCAGCGCGAAACTCTTTTTAGCTATTTTTTCCACCTGCATGCTGGTGCTGATCACCATGCACTGGGGCGTGCGTCTCAGCTTTGAGCACGGCTTTGTCGACTATATCAAGCGCGGCAACGAGCAGCGGCTCGCCATGCTCGGCGACGCGCTGGCCGATCAGTATGAACAGCACGGCAACTGGGATTTCCTGCGGCATAACGATCGGCTGGTGTTTACCATACTGCGCTCGCTGGAGCAGAATCCCGACAGCAGCAATCAGCTGCCGCCACACGGCTGGCGCACCCAGTTCTGGATTATCGACCAGCAGTATAAGGTGCTGGTCGGGCCGCGCGCGCCGGTGCCGCCGGAAGGCTCGCGGCGCAACATCACCACCAGCAACGGCAAAGTGGTCGGCTGGGTGGTCGGCTCGCCGCCCGAGCGGCTGACGCGCAGCACCGATATCAATTTCGATCATCAGCAAAAGCGCACCAGCTGGCTGATTGTCGGCCTGTCGACGCTGCTGGCGGCGCTGGTCACCTGGCTGATGTCGCGCGGCCTGCTGGCGCCGGTCAAACGTCTGGTAGCGGGTACCCACCACCTGGCGGCGGGCAATTTTGCCACGCGCGTCGAGGTGGGCAGCCGCGACGAGCTGGGCCAGCTGGCGCAGGACTTTAACCGTCTCGCCAGCTCGCTGGAGAAAAACGAAAGCATGCGCCGCGCCTTTATGGCCGATATCTCCCACGAGCTGCGCACGCCGCTGGCGATCCTGCGCGGCGAGCTGGAGGCGATGCAGGACGGGGTGCGCAAGCTGACGCCGGCGGCGATCGGCTCGCTGCAGAGCGAGGTTGGCGTGCTCAGCAAGCTGGTGGACGATCTGCATCAGCTGTCGCTCTCCGACGAAGGCGCCCTCGCCTACCGCAAGCAGGCCACCGATCTGGTGCAGCTGCTGGAGGTGACCGCCGGCAGCTTTAACGAACGCTATCGCAGCCACGGCCTGACGCTGACGCTGCAGATGCCCGACGAAGCGCCTTTCTTCGGCGATCCCGATCGCCTGATGCAGCTTTTTACCAACCTGCTGGAGAACAGCCTGCGCTATACCGACGCGCCGGGCCAGGTCGAGGTGAAGCTCTGGTATGAAGCGCCCTGGTGGCAGATGAGCTTTGCCGACAGCGCGCCGGGCGTCGACGCGCAGCAGCAGGCGAAAATCTTTGAGCGCTTTTACCGCACCGAGGGATCGCGCAATCGCGCCAGCGGCGGCTCGGGGCTGGGGCTGGCGATCTGTAAAAATATCGTTGATGCCCACGGCGGCCATATCGCTGCGGAGCACTCTGATTTAGGTGGACTGAAAATCGCGCTACAATTGCGCTATGTTCCCCAGCCGTAA
- the mdtD gene encoding multidrug transporter subunit MdtD: MNAQNATVRWQLWIVAFGFFMQTLDTTIVNTALPSMAHDLGVSPLHMHSVIVSYLLTVAVTLPMSGWLADRFGVRNIFFSAIVLFSVGSLLCAFSSTLDQLVMARVVQGIGGAMMVPVGRLTVMKIVPREQYMSAMTFVTLPGQIGPLVGPALGGVLVEYASWHWIFLINIPVGIIGAIATLTLMPNYSMQTRRFDFLGFLLLAIGMATLTLALDGRRSSNSSLLLGAMILIGFASLLCYLLHARGNDNALFSLKLFDNRLFSIGLLGSFLGRIGSGMLPFMTPIFLQVGMGFTPFHAGLMMIPMVLGNMGIKRVVVRIVNLFGYRNALVGTTLALAVVVLLFPLVALLGWLWLLPLVLLMQGMVNALRFSSMNTLTLKDLPDELASSGNSLLSMIMQLSMSVGVTIAGLLLGAFGQDALASSDHTHRLFMTAWACMALIIALPALVFWRVPKETSKNVDLRRRRKP, encoded by the coding sequence ATGAACGCCCAAAACGCGACGGTTCGCTGGCAGCTGTGGATTGTCGCCTTCGGTTTCTTTATGCAGACGCTGGACACCACCATCGTCAACACCGCCCTTCCCTCAATGGCGCACGACCTGGGCGTCAGTCCGCTGCATATGCATTCGGTGATCGTCTCCTATCTGCTGACGGTGGCGGTCACGCTGCCGATGAGCGGCTGGCTGGCGGACCGCTTCGGCGTGCGCAATATTTTCTTCAGCGCTATCGTGCTGTTCAGCGTCGGCTCGCTGCTCTGCGCCTTCTCCTCGACGCTCGATCAGCTGGTGATGGCGCGCGTGGTGCAGGGCATCGGCGGCGCGATGATGGTGCCGGTCGGCCGCCTGACCGTAATGAAAATCGTACCGCGCGAGCAGTATATGTCGGCGATGACCTTCGTTACCCTGCCGGGACAGATCGGCCCGCTGGTGGGGCCAGCGCTCGGCGGCGTGCTGGTGGAGTACGCCAGCTGGCACTGGATCTTTCTGATCAATATCCCGGTCGGCATTATCGGCGCTATCGCCACCCTGACGCTGATGCCCAACTACTCGATGCAGACGCGGCGCTTCGATTTCCTCGGCTTTCTGCTGCTGGCCATCGGCATGGCGACGCTGACCCTGGCGCTCGACGGCCGGCGCAGCAGCAATTCGTCGCTGCTGCTGGGCGCGATGATCCTGATCGGCTTCGCTTCGCTGCTCTGTTATCTGCTGCATGCGCGCGGCAACGACAACGCGCTGTTTAGCCTGAAGCTGTTCGACAACCGTCTTTTCTCGATTGGCCTGCTCGGCAGCTTCCTTGGGCGGATTGGCAGCGGTATGCTGCCTTTTATGACGCCGATTTTTTTGCAGGTCGGCATGGGATTTACGCCGTTTCACGCCGGGCTGATGATGATCCCGATGGTGCTTGGCAATATGGGCATCAAACGGGTGGTGGTGCGCATCGTTAATCTGTTCGGCTACCGCAACGCGCTGGTGGGCACCACCCTGGCCCTCGCCGTGGTGGTACTGCTCTTTCCGCTGGTGGCGCTGCTCGGCTGGCTCTGGCTGCTGCCGCTGGTGCTGTTGATGCAGGGCATGGTCAACGCGCTGCGCTTCTCCTCGATGAATACCCTGACGCTGAAAGATCTGCCGGACGAACTCGCCTCCAGCGGCAACAGCCTGCTGTCGATGATAATGCAGCTGTCGATGAGCGTGGGCGTCACCATCGCCGGTCTGCTGCTGGGGGCATTCGGTCAGGATGCGCTGGCCAGCAGCGACCATACCCACAGGCTGTTTATGACCGCCTGGGCCTGCATGGCGCTGATTATCGCCCTGCCCGCGCTGGTGTTCTGGCGCGTGCCGAAGGAAACCAGTAAAAACGTCGATTTGCGACGTCGGAGAAAACCATGA